A single genomic interval of Desulfomicrobium macestii harbors:
- a CDS encoding PilZ domain-containing protein, with translation MSKDTMISFRTTEDFSKSLKKFAKKNKVTLSGFIDAVLQDFLQSQAGQEILLEDRRRFPRQHKAIPAIISGQIGSQKYFHASKITNLSLGGINLVVPKNGDGCNLADQELDSFDVVFALPREDRPITIQCQGKRVFQTSDCYQVGASFDDTDLDSYQALQSYLY, from the coding sequence ATGTCCAAAGACACGATGATAAGTTTCAGGACCACGGAAGATTTCAGCAAATCGCTGAAAAAATTTGCCAAGAAGAACAAGGTCACGCTTTCGGGTTTTATCGACGCCGTCTTGCAGGATTTTCTTCAGTCCCAGGCGGGACAGGAAATCCTGCTGGAGGATCGGCGCAGATTCCCGCGTCAGCACAAGGCCATCCCGGCCATCATCAGCGGTCAGATCGGCTCGCAAAAATATTTCCATGCCAGCAAGATAACCAATCTGTCCCTGGGCGGGATCAACCTCGTCGTGCCCAAGAACGGCGACGGCTGCAACCTGGCCGACCAGGAGCTGGACTCTTTTGATGTCGTTTTCGCCTTGCCGCGGGAAGACCGGCCCATCACCATCCAGTGTCAGGGCAAGAGGGTTTTCCAGACTTCGGACTGCTATCAGGTCGGTGCCAGCTTCGACGACACCGATCTGGACAGCTATCAGGCCCTGCAGAGCTACCTCTACTGA
- a CDS encoding plasmid recombination protein — MDSNLTKSWTRPRKPDIRTAMSMTVITRIKGLSARQYVGQRAHDLRVEAEDIGEDLAGEEPLSEPRRHLVPDYVDTTRSTLHTVFISAEKVPDHEGLHALNEKMKVAAKKRTAKRYAKAKASGDEAAIEAAWKAKQACRQRYKRDEIVAISVFIGFGAEAQPIFEALDPAEQDRLFQEAIEAVRQDMGAKLISAVVHRDEYTPHVQVMFMAVATSGAKVRYKPDDCSRLQDIAAAPFAHLGFHRGTRKEEREARGETTATTKHKSVKQLQRELPRQLAAAKAALAAAEGSVEQVQAQLQADQAAMAAAQAELVATTAAVAQIRTQLQADQASVEAARAAQTQAEAAVTQAQTRLQGSQAQAEALAAEYERTQLGLEGAQAQVDRLRTVLSKTLAQAKAVAERQHPGQTFEVVTGRGPLGIGMRTEQAQLYTSDELDAYGRTVAFEAAREVLVKEKSLQAREAALQGEIAAVRKREQSVAVREAEVQQAVDLRSVALDAFARLALAGHPTLAEADPLDQVEAWVDRGHDLVDIRAAVAGTAVEAMVQRACDQVQQRLDAEAKQQAEVEQQAEQAQGWDGP; from the coding sequence TTGGATAGTAATTTAACCAAGTCCTGGACTCGGCCCCGAAAGCCCGATATAAGGACGGCCATGAGCATGACCGTCATCACCCGCATCAAAGGCCTCTCAGCGCGTCAGTACGTGGGCCAAAGGGCTCACGACCTGCGCGTCGAGGCCGAGGACATCGGGGAGGATCTGGCTGGCGAGGAGCCCCTGTCGGAGCCTCGCCGCCACCTGGTCCCCGACTACGTGGACACCACGAGATCAACCCTCCACACGGTTTTCATCAGCGCCGAGAAGGTGCCAGACCACGAGGGCCTCCACGCCCTCAATGAGAAGATGAAGGTCGCCGCCAAAAAGCGCACCGCCAAACGCTACGCTAAGGCCAAGGCCTCTGGAGATGAGGCCGCCATCGAGGCGGCGTGGAAGGCCAAACAGGCTTGCCGGCAGAGGTACAAGCGAGACGAAATCGTCGCCATTAGCGTCTTCATAGGTTTCGGTGCCGAGGCTCAGCCCATCTTCGAAGCCCTTGACCCCGCCGAGCAAGACCGCTTGTTCCAAGAGGCTATCGAGGCCGTGCGCCAGGACATGGGTGCGAAGCTGATCAGCGCGGTGGTCCACCGCGACGAATACACCCCTCACGTGCAGGTCATGTTTATGGCCGTGGCCACGTCTGGCGCCAAGGTCCGCTACAAGCCCGACGATTGCAGCCGCCTGCAGGACATCGCCGCCGCGCCCTTTGCGCACCTCGGCTTCCACCGAGGCACGCGGAAAGAGGAGCGCGAAGCGCGAGGCGAAACTACCGCAACGACCAAGCATAAGAGCGTCAAGCAACTCCAGCGGGAACTGCCCCGCCAGCTCGCCGCCGCGAAAGCCGCCCTAGCTGCGGCCGAGGGCTCCGTCGAGCAGGTCCAAGCGCAGCTCCAGGCCGACCAAGCAGCAATGGCCGCCGCCCAGGCCGAGCTAGTGGCAACCACTGCCGCCGTGGCGCAGATCCGGACGCAGCTCCAGGCCGACCAAGCCTCTGTCGAGGCCGCGCGGGCCGCGCAGACTCAGGCCGAGGCAGCCGTGACACAAGCCCAGACCAGGCTGCAGGGTAGCCAGGCCCAGGCCGAGGCGCTGGCCGCCGAGTACGAGCGCACCCAGCTTGGCCTGGAGGGAGCCCAAGCACAGGTGGACCGGCTGCGCACGGTCCTGTCGAAGACACTGGCCCAAGCCAAGGCCGTGGCCGAGCGCCAGCACCCGGGCCAGACCTTCGAGGTCGTAACCGGCCGCGGTCCCCTCGGCATAGGCATGCGTACCGAGCAAGCGCAGCTGTACACGTCCGATGAGCTGGACGCCTACGGCCGCACAGTGGCCTTCGAGGCAGCCAGAGAAGTCCTTGTCAAGGAAAAGTCCTTGCAAGCTCGCGAAGCCGCCCTACAGGGCGAAATAGCGGCAGTCCGGAAGCGGGAGCAATCCGTGGCGGTGCGCGAGGCCGAGGTCCAACAAGCCGTGGATCTGCGCTCCGTGGCGCTGGACGCGTTCGCGCGTCTCGCTCTTGCCGGGCACCCCACGCTTGCCGAGGCCGACCCGTTGGACCAGGTGGAGGCCTGGGTGGACCGTGGGCACGACCTGGTCGACATCCGGGCCGCCGTAGCCGGTACGGCCGTCGAGGCCATGGTGCAGCGAGCTTGTGACCAGGTGCAGCAGCGCCTCGATGCCGAGGCCAAACAGCAGGCCGAGGTCGAACAGCAGGCCGAGCAGGCCCAGGGATGGGATGGGCCTTAA
- a CDS encoding DUF3536 domain-containing protein, whose translation MSKAICIHGHFYQPPRFDPWLEDVLPEEGAAPEHDWNARITKESYAPLAWARRLDGTGMITELVNCYAWMSFNFGPTLLRWMELHAPETYTRILEGDRQSLERLGHGNALAQVYHHSIMPLATELDKDLEIAWAVQDFRTRFGREPEGMWLAETAVDLPTLDALAKAGIRFTILAPRQARAILGTDGAFHPVTEDSLDTTRPYLVRLPQGKSISVFFYDGAVSRAVAFERLLGSGENFWTRLSGFFSVGLGNIATDGESYGHHFKFGEMALAYVIQQAREGRDEVGLTNYGAYLAAHPAMDEVQIHENTSWSCVHGVERWKTHCGCSDGSHPDWVQDWRRPLRRCLNYLKYYADEHFFKRGGAFFRDSGLALREYGLVLAGSEDLESFLERQCLPGLEQAQRTDACRLLLMQRLALAAFSSCAWFFDDIARIEPLNGLTSARRALDLLAATGGPDVEAGFVRVLAEAQSNMRDEWDGAVLWEKMVTPRRPSLKEFAAYPRRFPAAGDRPEMAWPGVRLELEPLGQGHRLRCFWTRTLEEETAVLSGPEEFSAHSRHKAEVGFRLAREHERELLRQSCLLAREMAPLLSGFADGQSVSQELLAMQIPGLVWNWLFEGVELPRGMQDSLASWFAVNTGIRKLLERLIEERGTEMALSLPGQAHALVELITRSRHLGLSIYWWEVQNKVMAVPNRGVHVELCMLLGLS comes from the coding sequence ATGTCCAAAGCGATCTGCATACACGGTCATTTTTACCAGCCGCCCCGTTTCGACCCCTGGCTTGAAGACGTGCTGCCGGAAGAAGGCGCCGCCCCGGAACACGACTGGAACGCACGGATCACCAAGGAAAGCTATGCTCCCCTGGCCTGGGCGCGGCGTCTCGACGGCACGGGCATGATCACCGAGCTTGTCAATTGCTATGCATGGATGAGCTTCAATTTCGGCCCCACCCTGCTGCGCTGGATGGAGCTTCATGCTCCCGAGACCTACACGCGCATTCTGGAGGGGGACAGGCAGAGCCTTGAGCGTCTGGGACACGGCAATGCCCTGGCTCAAGTGTACCATCACTCCATCATGCCCTTGGCGACGGAATTGGACAAGGACCTGGAGATAGCCTGGGCCGTCCAGGATTTCCGGACTCGCTTCGGTCGGGAGCCCGAGGGCATGTGGCTGGCCGAGACCGCCGTGGATCTTCCGACCCTCGACGCCCTGGCCAAGGCCGGCATCCGCTTCACCATCCTGGCTCCTCGTCAGGCTCGGGCCATTCTCGGGACAGACGGGGCATTTCATCCCGTGACCGAAGACAGCCTCGACACCACGCGGCCCTATCTGGTCAGGCTCCCACAAGGCAAGTCAATAAGCGTGTTTTTTTATGACGGGGCCGTCTCCAGGGCCGTGGCCTTCGAGCGCCTGCTTGGCAGCGGAGAAAATTTCTGGACCAGGCTGTCCGGCTTCTTTTCCGTGGGGCTCGGCAACATCGCCACGGATGGAGAGTCCTACGGGCATCATTTCAAATTCGGCGAAATGGCGCTGGCCTATGTCATTCAGCAGGCCAGAGAGGGGCGCGACGAAGTCGGGCTGACCAACTACGGCGCCTACCTTGCGGCGCATCCGGCCATGGACGAGGTGCAGATCCATGAAAACACCTCCTGGAGTTGCGTGCACGGAGTGGAGCGCTGGAAAACGCACTGCGGGTGCTCTGACGGCAGCCACCCGGATTGGGTGCAGGATTGGCGCAGGCCGTTGCGGCGTTGTCTCAATTATTTGAAATACTATGCTGACGAGCATTTTTTCAAACGGGGTGGCGCATTTTTTCGCGACAGCGGCCTGGCCCTGCGGGAGTACGGGCTGGTTCTGGCCGGGAGCGAAGACTTGGAATCGTTTCTTGAAAGGCAATGCCTGCCCGGCCTTGAGCAGGCGCAGCGCACCGACGCCTGCCGGTTGCTGCTCATGCAGCGGCTGGCCCTGGCCGCTTTTTCCAGCTGTGCCTGGTTTTTTGATGACATTGCCCGAATCGAACCGCTCAATGGCCTGACCTCCGCCAGACGCGCCCTGGACCTGCTCGCGGCCACGGGCGGCCCGGATGTGGAAGCCGGGTTTGTGCGCGTGCTGGCCGAAGCCCAGTCGAACATGCGTGACGAATGGGACGGAGCGGTCCTGTGGGAAAAAATGGTCACGCCCAGGAGACCGTCTTTAAAGGAGTTTGCCGCGTATCCGCGCCGTTTTCCGGCGGCAGGCGACCGGCCCGAGATGGCCTGGCCGGGCGTTCGGCTTGAGCTTGAACCCTTGGGACAGGGACACAGGCTGCGCTGCTTCTGGACCCGGACCCTGGAGGAGGAAACGGCCGTGCTGTCAGGGCCGGAAGAATTTTCGGCGCACTCCCGGCACAAGGCCGAGGTGGGCTTTCGTCTGGCCAGGGAGCATGAACGGGAACTTTTGCGGCAATCCTGCCTGCTCGCCCGTGAAATGGCGCCACTGTTGTCCGGTTTCGCCGATGGGCAAAGCGTGTCCCAGGAGCTTTTGGCCATGCAGATTCCAGGGCTGGTCTGGAACTGGCTTTTTGAAGGAGTGGAGTTGCCGCGTGGCATGCAGGATTCTCTTGCGTCATGGTTCGCGGTCAACACGGGTATCCGCAAACTGCTGGAACGCCTGATCGAGGAGCGTGGCACCGAGATGGCCCTGTCCCTGCCGGGTCAGGCCCACGCGCTGGTGGAGTTGATCACCCGCTCACGCCATCTGGGGCTGTCCATTTATTGGTGGGAGGTCCAGAACAAGGTCATGGCCGTGCCGAACAGGGGCGTGCACGTGGAGCTGTGCATGCTGCTGGGGCTCTCCTAG
- the rdgC gene encoding recombination-associated protein RdgC: MGFMSASVGITRYRIVEDDIPSSLWHEVDERLKRNAFRDIDASAEERSFGWVSFDNMLDPEFALCPPEKGPYLTFTLRLDTRRVPPAVMKKHFAVAVNEAMRSMRDQGKKFLTKEQKTEIREQVELRLRARTLPIPACFDVVWDTTRQLVYIASTQSKLTELFEELFTHTFGLNLEPLTPYFLALSTLGAERQAELDDFEPTVFAQGGA, translated from the coding sequence TTGGGATTCATGTCAGCAAGCGTGGGAATCACGCGCTACCGCATTGTGGAGGATGATATCCCTTCGAGCCTCTGGCACGAAGTGGACGAGCGGCTCAAACGCAACGCCTTCCGCGACATCGACGCCAGTGCCGAGGAGCGCAGCTTCGGCTGGGTCTCCTTCGACAACATGCTCGATCCGGAGTTTGCCCTGTGCCCGCCAGAAAAAGGCCCATACCTGACCTTCACCCTGCGTCTGGACACGCGCCGTGTGCCGCCCGCGGTCATGAAAAAGCATTTCGCCGTGGCCGTGAACGAGGCCATGCGATCCATGCGCGATCAGGGCAAGAAATTTCTGACCAAAGAGCAGAAGACCGAGATCCGCGAGCAGGTCGAGCTGCGCCTGCGCGCCCGGACCCTGCCCATCCCGGCCTGTTTCGACGTGGTCTGGGACACGACCAGGCAACTGGTCTACATCGCCTCAACCCAGTCCAAGCTGACCGAACTCTTCGAGGAACTTTTCACGCACACCTTCGGCCTCAATCTGGAGCCGCTGACCCCTTATTTCCTGGCTCTCAGCACCCTTGGGGCCGAGCGTCAGGCCGAACTCGACGATTTTGAACCGACCGTTTTCGCCCAGGGAGGTGCATGA